A window of Desulfobacterales bacterium contains these coding sequences:
- a CDS encoding cupin domain-containing protein, translated as MSKIKVIRNPSPEQLKELGVSDWPIWTKESSEFPWSYDESETCYFLEGDVVVTPEGQEPVEVGKGDLVTFPTGMSCTWKIRKDVKKHYRFG; from the coding sequence ATGAGCAAGATTAAAGTGATTCGCAATCCCAGCCCTGAGCAACTCAAAGAGCTGGGTGTCAGCGACTGGCCCATATGGACCAAGGAATCATCGGAATTTCCCTGGTCCTACGATGAATCTGAGACCTGCTACTTCCTGGAAGGCGATGTTGTCGTCACACCCGAAGGGCAGGAACCGGTCGAAGTCGGCAAAGGGGATCTGGTCACCTTCCCCACCGGCATGTCCTGCACCTGGAAAATCCGTAAAGACGTTAAAAAGCATTATCGGTTCGGGTAA